From a region of the Paenibacillus sp. FSL R10-2734 genome:
- the hemA gene encoding glutamyl-tRNA reductase, protein MHIVVVGLNYRTAPVEVREQFAFAESDLPAALHQLMKTKGVLEGVVVATCNRTEIYVVMDRLHMGGYFIRSFMEQWFGVKNEQFAQHMYIYEDEQAIAHLFRVTCGLDSMVIGETQILGQVRSSFLTAQSEGVTGTWFNRLFKQAVTLGKRAHSETSIGESAVSVSYAAVELGKRIFGMFTGKRVLILGAGKMSELTVKHLYSSGAAEVIVANRTLSRAIELAGKFSGKPSTIEDALKNLNEVDIVISSTGADGYVLTADQVASAMKRRPSRPLFMIDIAVPRDIDPAAADVPDVFLYDIDDLEGIVENNLEMRRSEAAKIEVMIGEEMDEFQLWLKTLGVRPVIRALQDKSNAIHEETMESLFNKLPELDEHQRKVIRRLTKSIVNQMMHDPINVIKEMSGGKQGNEALDYFSKIFALQEQLDSNSEGGDSASVKQSSSAERTADSGDFSVPKTVLAPASLLGR, encoded by the coding sequence ATGCACATCGTCGTCGTTGGCCTGAATTATCGTACGGCTCCCGTGGAGGTTAGGGAACAGTTTGCTTTTGCGGAGAGTGATCTTCCGGCAGCACTCCATCAACTGATGAAGACGAAGGGTGTGTTGGAAGGGGTCGTAGTAGCCACCTGCAACCGTACGGAAATTTATGTGGTCATGGACCGCCTTCACATGGGTGGTTATTTCATCCGCAGCTTCATGGAGCAGTGGTTTGGAGTGAAAAACGAGCAATTTGCACAGCATATGTATATCTATGAAGACGAGCAGGCGATTGCGCATTTGTTCCGCGTGACCTGCGGCCTGGATTCCATGGTGATTGGCGAGACGCAGATCCTTGGACAGGTGCGGAGTTCTTTTCTCACGGCTCAGTCTGAAGGTGTAACTGGAACTTGGTTCAATCGGTTATTTAAACAAGCGGTGACGCTGGGCAAAAGAGCGCATAGTGAAACATCAATCGGCGAAAGCGCAGTATCTGTCAGTTATGCGGCAGTGGAGCTGGGCAAGCGGATTTTTGGCATGTTCACTGGTAAAAGAGTGCTGATTCTCGGCGCCGGCAAAATGAGCGAGCTCACCGTAAAACATCTATATAGTAGTGGTGCGGCTGAAGTAATTGTCGCTAACCGTACACTGTCGCGTGCGATTGAGCTGGCCGGTAAGTTCTCGGGTAAGCCGAGTACGATTGAGGATGCGCTAAAAAATCTGAATGAGGTAGATATCGTGATCAGCTCGACGGGAGCTGACGGGTATGTGCTTACGGCAGATCAGGTAGCGAGTGCTATGAAGCGCCGTCCTTCGCGGCCGCTTTTTATGATTGATATTGCTGTACCCCGTGATATTGATCCTGCTGCGGCTGATGTGCCAGATGTTTTTTTATATGATATTGACGATCTGGAGGGCATTGTGGAGAATAATCTGGAAATGCGCCGGAGTGAAGCTGCGAAGATTGAAGTGATGATCGGCGAGGAAATGGATGAGTTCCAGCTGTGGCTTAAGACGCTTGGCGTGAGACCAGTGATTCGGGCGCTTCAGGATAAATCGAATGCGATTCATGAGGAAACGATGGAGAGTCTATTTAATAAGCTACCTGAGCTGGACGAGCATCAGCGTAAGGTGATCCGTCGTTTGACCAAAAGTATTGTGAACCAAATGATGCATGATCCAATCAATGTAATTAAAGAGATGTCCGGCGGCAAGCAGGGGAATGAAGCTCTCGATTATTTCTCCAAAATCTTTGCCTTGCAGGAACAGCTCGATTCCAATTCAGAAGGCGGAGATTCCGCCTCGGTTAAACAATCTAGTTCCGCTGAACGTACTGCCGATAGTGGCGATTTTTCTGTGCCTAAGACGGTGCTTGCTCCGGCAAGCCTGTTGGGTAGGTGA
- the hemC gene encoding hydroxymethylbilane synthase encodes MRKIIVGSRQSALALTQTGHVIADLERLSEEHGFGFTFEVKKIITKGDRILDVTLSKVGGKGLFVKEIEQAMLDKEIDMAVHSMKDMPSELPEGLINGAVPKRVDPRDALISSGGVSLDELPPGARVGTSSLRRSSQLAALRPDLVIEPVRGNIDSRLGKLESGEYDAILLAAAGLSRMGWQDRVSAYLPPEVCLPAVGQGALGIECRADDADLRKLLALYNDADTALTVAAERTFLGALNGGCQVPIGAYAVLDAADAATAEHKMISLTGMVGTPDGSTILKETCTGADPVQLGEEVAKKLIARGAEKILSDVRG; translated from the coding sequence ATGCGGAAGATAATTGTGGGAAGTAGACAGAGCGCACTTGCATTGACGCAGACAGGACATGTAATTGCTGATCTTGAGCGACTGAGCGAGGAGCATGGGTTTGGATTCACTTTTGAGGTGAAAAAGATTATCACCAAAGGGGACCGCATCCTTGATGTCACCTTGTCCAAGGTAGGCGGAAAAGGATTGTTCGTGAAGGAAATCGAGCAAGCGATGCTGGACAAAGAAATCGACATGGCGGTGCACAGCATGAAGGATATGCCCTCCGAGCTACCGGAGGGACTGATCAATGGGGCTGTGCCGAAGCGTGTCGATCCGCGCGATGCACTGATCTCTAGCGGAGGCGTCTCACTGGACGAGCTGCCTCCAGGCGCACGCGTAGGCACAAGCAGCCTACGCCGCTCCAGCCAGCTAGCTGCGCTGCGGCCTGATCTGGTCATTGAGCCCGTGCGCGGCAACATTGACTCGCGGCTGGGCAAGCTGGAGAGCGGCGAGTACGACGCGATCCTGCTAGCAGCAGCGGGGCTGTCGCGCATGGGCTGGCAGGATCGCGTGAGCGCCTACCTGCCGCCTGAGGTTTGCCTGCCCGCTGTAGGGCAGGGCGCACTCGGCATCGAGTGCCGCGCAGATGACGCCGATCTGCGGAAGCTGCTGGCGTTATACAACGACGCCGATACAGCGCTGACTGTGGCGGCGGAGCGCACATTCCTTGGCGCACTTAACGGCGGCTGCCAAGTGCCAATTGGCGCTTATGCGGTGCTTGACGCAGCTGATGCTGCTACCGCTGAGCACAAAATGATCTCCTTAACCGGAATGGTGGGAACACCTGACGGTTCAACGATTTTGAAAGAAACTTGCACTGGGGCAGACCCTGTACAGCTTGGCGAAGAAGTCGCTAAGAAACTGATCGCAAGAGGCGCGGAGAAGATACTGTCAGACGTTAGGGGATGA
- a CDS encoding NAD(P)-dependent oxidoreductase, whose translation MTRYLPIMLDCEGQPIVVIGGGVVAERKVSGLLEAGAVVRVISPTLTDTLVSLAKKGLMTWHDRSYAPGDLRGAFLVYAATDDRAVNEEVVMEARRLGIPVNVASHAEAGNFISPGVVRRGRLTVAVSTSGAGPLAAAKIKSVLEEALDAAYEPYLDFVHTMRTRIKEKEPSTEVRGRLLRKLGTLDVLNEMRDGSFIAWSPEDMDAWIADHRAE comes from the coding sequence ATGACGCGTTATTTACCCATAATGCTGGATTGCGAAGGGCAACCGATTGTGGTTATTGGCGGTGGTGTCGTGGCTGAACGGAAGGTGAGTGGGCTGCTGGAAGCTGGAGCGGTGGTTAGGGTGATTAGTCCCACTTTGACAGATACGCTTGTCTCTCTAGCAAAAAAAGGTCTCATGACCTGGCATGACCGCTCTTATGCTCCCGGAGATCTCCGCGGGGCCTTTCTCGTATATGCGGCGACTGACGATCGAGCAGTTAATGAAGAAGTGGTGATGGAGGCTCGTCGTCTTGGCATTCCGGTGAACGTGGCTAGTCATGCGGAAGCGGGTAATTTTATCTCTCCTGGAGTTGTACGGAGGGGACGTTTGACGGTAGCGGTATCTACTTCGGGTGCGGGCCCGCTTGCGGCTGCCAAGATTAAAAGCGTGCTGGAAGAGGCGCTGGATGCGGCTTATGAGCCATATTTGGATTTTGTACATACTATGCGAACCCGGATTAAGGAAAAAGAACCTTCTACTGAAGTTCGTGGAAGGCTTTTGCGGAAGCTTGGAACGCTGGATGTGTTGAATGAGATGAGAGATGGCAGCTTTATCGCGTGGAGCCCGGAGGATATGGACGCTTGGATTGCAGATCATCGGGCGGAGTAG
- a CDS encoding RluA family pseudouridine synthase → MITGAGERTGGGAWTRRGEWLEVTPGRIITGAEDPEAAIDKWLLETVGMPEKLHLRLRREGGIQWKGDRLRLALFPYREAGIETVWEELEVLYEDDFCLVAHKPAGMAVHPDGSGLGVTLDHLVAAHYVASGDGVAVRHIHRLDKDTTGPVMYAKNEFAQLVLDENMREKSISRLYAAIVEGIVPPPLKVIDAPIGRDRHHAARRRVSPGGQSAVTRITQREALHGGSLVHVQLETGRTHQIRVHLSHVGHPLYGDALYGGPVWPTSAAGRHALHGESLSFRHPWSGEMLEVSDPWPEDMLQLRELLTEAP, encoded by the coding sequence TTGATTACCGGAGCCGGAGAACGAACCGGTGGTGGAGCTTGGACTAGACGTGGAGAATGGCTGGAAGTAACACCCGGTAGAATCATTACAGGTGCCGAGGACCCTGAAGCTGCGATTGACAAGTGGCTGCTGGAAACCGTAGGCATGCCTGAGAAGCTTCATCTGCGTTTGCGCCGTGAGGGGGGCATTCAGTGGAAGGGAGATCGACTTCGGCTGGCTCTTTTTCCTTACCGTGAAGCGGGCATTGAAACGGTATGGGAAGAGCTTGAGGTGCTGTATGAGGATGATTTCTGCCTCGTTGCCCATAAGCCTGCAGGCATGGCGGTTCATCCGGATGGCAGTGGCTTAGGTGTAACGCTGGATCACCTTGTAGCTGCGCATTATGTCGCTTCCGGTGATGGTGTAGCGGTAAGACATATTCACCGACTGGATAAGGATACAACAGGCCCGGTGATGTACGCGAAGAATGAGTTCGCACAGCTTGTCCTAGACGAGAATATGCGTGAAAAAAGCATCTCGCGGCTCTACGCCGCGATCGTAGAAGGCATAGTGCCGCCTCCGCTTAAGGTGATCGACGCGCCGATTGGGCGCGATCGTCATCATGCGGCGCGGAGAAGAGTCTCGCCCGGCGGACAATCCGCCGTGACCCGAATCACCCAGCGCGAGGCACTGCATGGCGGAAGCCTGGTGCATGTGCAGCTGGAGACTGGCCGGACGCATCAGATTCGCGTCCATCTCAGCCATGTGGGTCATCCCTTGTATGGGGATGCGCTATATGGTGGTCCGGTATGGCCAACCAGCGCTGCCGGCCGCCATGCGCTCCACGGCGAGTCATTGTCCTTCCGTCATCCGTGGAGCGGAGAAATGCTCGAAGTGAGCGATCCGTGGCCAGAGGATATGCTGCAGCTGCGGGAGCTGCTGACTGAAGCGCCTTGA
- the cobA gene encoding uroporphyrinogen-III C-methyltransferase — protein sequence MTGKVYLVGAGPGDAKLITVKGLECIQKSDVLVYDRLASPRLLKFMKPGGEKIYVGKLPDRHTMKQEEINQLLVDLALQGKTVVRLKGGDPTIFGRVGEEAELLRKNGIYYEIVPGITSAISVPAYAGIPVTHRDHASSLSIITGHESPDKLDHSIHWDKVTNATGTLVFLMGVAKIGYISGQLIKHGRPPETPVALVRWGTRADQETLTGTLADIEAKVKAADFQPPAVIVVGDVVLQREQLKWVEAMPLFGKRIVVTRARSQASELVDMIEELGGEPYEFPVIETIMPEGAEKKAKITAALGALESYDWVFFTSANGVEFFWRHLAELGADIRGLYRARIAAVGPGTAAALAQRGVIAEELPAKFQAEGLIETFGPRLLPGQNVLLPRGDLGRDWLPDKLRELGLQVTDVDTYETIVTGEDDVELLKLLEEGRVHAVTFTSSSTVRNFMHILKRMGLEDPLSLLANVKIACIGPLTEQTAVEAGLTPGLLPEEATINSLVQELCRWNAETQLQ from the coding sequence TTGACGGGGAAGGTTTATTTGGTAGGTGCAGGTCCCGGGGACGCAAAGCTGATTACTGTAAAAGGCCTCGAGTGTATCCAAAAAAGCGACGTGCTAGTGTACGATCGGCTGGCAAGTCCTAGATTGCTGAAATTCATGAAGCCCGGCGGAGAGAAGATTTATGTAGGCAAGCTGCCGGATCGCCACACGATGAAGCAGGAAGAGATTAATCAATTGTTAGTTGATCTGGCTTTACAGGGGAAAACCGTAGTGCGGCTGAAGGGTGGGGACCCTACGATTTTTGGCCGAGTGGGTGAAGAAGCGGAGCTGCTCCGCAAAAATGGGATCTATTACGAAATCGTACCGGGCATCACGTCGGCGATCAGCGTACCAGCATATGCGGGTATACCTGTCACGCACCGTGATCATGCCTCTTCCCTGTCGATTATTACTGGACACGAAAGTCCGGATAAACTGGATCATTCCATTCATTGGGATAAAGTAACGAACGCCACGGGGACGTTAGTGTTTCTAATGGGCGTTGCAAAAATAGGATATATCAGCGGGCAGCTGATCAAGCACGGGCGGCCACCCGAAACACCAGTGGCGCTTGTGCGCTGGGGCACCCGCGCCGATCAGGAGACGCTGACGGGAACCCTCGCCGATATTGAGGCGAAGGTGAAGGCGGCGGATTTTCAGCCGCCGGCAGTCATCGTCGTTGGCGACGTTGTGCTGCAACGTGAGCAGCTCAAGTGGGTTGAGGCGATGCCGTTATTCGGCAAACGCATCGTGGTGACACGGGCTCGCAGCCAAGCAAGCGAGCTAGTGGATATGATTGAGGAACTCGGCGGGGAACCCTACGAGTTTCCGGTGATCGAGACGATTATGCCGGAAGGCGCAGAGAAGAAGGCGAAGATAACAGCGGCGCTTGGCGCGCTGGAATCGTACGACTGGGTATTCTTCACTAGCGCGAACGGCGTGGAGTTTTTTTGGCGCCACTTGGCGGAGCTGGGGGCGGACATTCGTGGGCTTTACCGCGCAAGGATTGCAGCGGTGGGGCCGGGCACGGCAGCCGCGCTGGCGCAGCGCGGGGTAATTGCCGAGGAACTTCCGGCGAAATTTCAGGCGGAAGGTCTGATTGAGACGTTCGGTCCTCGGCTGCTGCCGGGGCAGAACGTGCTGTTGCCGCGCGGCGATCTGGGGCGCGATTGGCTGCCGGACAAGCTGAGAGAGCTTGGGCTGCAAGTGACTGACGTCGATACTTATGAGACGATTGTGACTGGCGAAGATGATGTTGAGCTATTGAAGCTGTTAGAGGAAGGTCGCGTTCACGCAGTAACCTTTACTAGCTCTTCGACTGTGCGTAACTTCATGCACATTCTGAAGAGGATGGGGCTCGAAGATCCACTTTCGCTTCTAGCAAACGTAAAAATAGCCTGCATCGGGCCATTAACCGAGCAGACTGCTGTGGAGGCAGGACTGACTCCGGGTCTACTTCCTGAAGAAGCAACTATTAATAGTTTGGTGCAAGAGCTTTGCCGCTGGAATGCAGAGACTCAGCTGCAGTAG
- the hemL gene encoding glutamate-1-semialdehyde 2,1-aminomutase, with translation MARKEEASRKAFDEAKQYIPGGVNSPVRAFKSVGLTPIYVDHGEGSRIYDIDGNSFIDYVCSWGPLIMGHAHPEVVKALQETAVKGTSFGAPTLLETEMAKTVVERVASVDIVRMVNSGTEATMSAIRLARGYTGRSKILKFEGSYHGHADSLLIKAGSGVATLGLPDSPGVPEGVAMNTITVPYNDLESTQLAFERFGHEIAAVIVEPIAGNMGVVPPLPGFLEGLRKLTSDNGALLIFDEVMTGFRVNRGCAQGLFNITPDITCFGKVIGGGLPVGAYGGKREIMEQIAPTGPIYQAGTLSGNPLAMAAGFTTLKLLTPEVYDRLEQLGARLEAGLKKNSIETGIPLTINRVGSMVCPFFTEGPVTNFETAKTSDTDLFRRYFGHMLSQGISVPPSQFEGMFVSAAHSEQDIDDTIEGHYNALKAL, from the coding sequence ATGGCGCGTAAAGAGGAAGCGTCCCGGAAGGCTTTTGATGAAGCAAAACAATATATTCCCGGCGGGGTGAACAGCCCTGTTCGAGCATTCAAATCCGTAGGATTGACTCCGATTTATGTGGATCATGGAGAAGGCTCGCGTATTTATGATATCGACGGCAACAGCTTTATCGACTATGTATGCTCATGGGGACCGCTGATTATGGGTCATGCGCATCCTGAGGTTGTAAAAGCATTGCAGGAGACGGCGGTAAAAGGGACAAGCTTTGGTGCTCCGACGTTACTCGAAACAGAAATGGCAAAAACAGTTGTTGAACGTGTAGCATCTGTAGATATCGTGCGTATGGTTAACTCTGGAACGGAAGCTACGATGAGTGCGATTCGTTTGGCACGTGGTTACACTGGACGCAGCAAAATCTTGAAGTTTGAAGGCTCTTACCATGGTCATGCGGATAGTCTGCTTATTAAGGCGGGTTCCGGTGTGGCTACATTAGGTTTGCCGGATAGTCCTGGCGTTCCTGAAGGTGTAGCAATGAATACAATTACGGTTCCTTACAACGATTTGGAGTCGACCCAATTAGCTTTTGAACGTTTTGGTCATGAGATTGCTGCAGTGATTGTAGAGCCGATTGCGGGGAACATGGGCGTTGTACCACCACTTCCAGGATTCCTAGAAGGACTCCGTAAGTTAACTTCAGACAATGGAGCTTTGCTTATTTTTGATGAAGTAATGACAGGCTTCCGTGTCAATCGTGGCTGTGCTCAAGGTCTGTTCAACATTACTCCGGATATCACCTGTTTCGGCAAAGTAATCGGTGGAGGACTTCCAGTAGGTGCTTATGGCGGCAAAAGAGAGATCATGGAGCAAATCGCTCCTACGGGACCGATCTATCAGGCTGGCACACTTAGTGGTAATCCATTAGCGATGGCAGCAGGCTTCACTACGCTGAAGCTGTTGACACCGGAAGTATATGATCGTCTGGAGCAATTAGGTGCGCGTCTGGAAGCAGGCTTGAAAAAGAATTCAATCGAGACTGGTATTCCGCTGACGATTAACCGAGTAGGATCGATGGTCTGCCCTTTCTTCACTGAAGGACCTGTAACTAATTTTGAGACGGCCAAGACTAGCGACACGGATCTATTCCGTCGTTACTTTGGTCATATGCTGAGCCAAGGTATTAGCGTTCCACCTTCACAGTTTGAAGGTATGTTCGTATCGGCTGCGCATAGTGAGCAGGATATTGATGATACCATTGAGGGCCACTATAATGCCCTGAAGGCCCTTTGA
- a CDS encoding LysM peptidoglycan-binding domain-containing protein — protein sequence MFDQSHGLRFDIYERIHLSEELPGIAELEEVELLPEIQVIQREDRAELYGQLLLTGLYRSEDDRTQRLEHAIPVEITVPLTRVSSIEDIGVEIENFDIDLLTMRTVNITGVLSLRGIGGAEPQPQPAWQQEEYTVAYSPLGDDRVIEASAENQEHDNDALYENSQWTFGEDASEVAVEEHEHAGANAAASEAELVSSGAGHSSPVVNFSSAHEKDKGAKARTHSLDSQSEASKAGIADYWFKAESQNEEAEASQLNQVSQLSEVNQEQEAEYAFASRETVVPAAIADAEQDIAVFASETEAKSVLHAQEENAQPISENANEAFVSQETVPQAEEKQDLKIALGSKKEAEVPAKEHLTFSSLLSSSRSRKEQEALLSEGNASAEAIIPEAGNNTEWKSRFITGADGANLFRKVRLCIVQREETLDTIAEKYQLSARELGMYNRLSGQSVEEGQVLYIP from the coding sequence GTGTTTGATCAGTCCCATGGCTTGCGGTTTGATATTTATGAACGCATTCACCTATCGGAAGAGCTTCCGGGAATAGCTGAGCTGGAGGAGGTTGAACTACTTCCGGAAATCCAGGTGATTCAGCGGGAGGATCGTGCCGAGTTATATGGTCAGCTGTTGCTTACTGGACTCTACCGGAGTGAAGATGACCGAACGCAGCGTCTGGAGCACGCCATTCCCGTTGAAATCACTGTTCCGCTTACACGCGTCAGCTCGATTGAAGATATTGGGGTGGAGATCGAGAATTTTGATATTGATCTGCTCACGATGCGCACTGTGAATATAACAGGCGTATTATCGCTGCGGGGAATCGGTGGTGCGGAGCCTCAACCACAACCGGCCTGGCAGCAGGAAGAGTATACAGTTGCCTATTCCCCTCTCGGTGATGACAGGGTGATTGAAGCATCGGCAGAGAACCAAGAACATGACAATGATGCGCTTTATGAAAATTCGCAGTGGACCTTTGGTGAGGATGCATCGGAGGTTGCTGTAGAAGAACATGAGCATGCCGGAGCGAATGCAGCTGCATCCGAGGCTGAGCTAGTCTCGAGCGGAGCTGGTCATTCGTCCCCTGTAGTTAATTTCTCATCCGCTCATGAGAAGGACAAGGGCGCGAAAGCTCGGACGCATAGTCTGGATTCGCAATCAGAGGCTTCCAAAGCAGGAATAGCAGATTACTGGTTTAAAGCTGAGTCACAGAATGAGGAAGCTGAGGCATCGCAGCTGAATCAGGTTAGCCAACTGAGCGAAGTGAATCAGGAACAAGAAGCTGAATATGCTTTTGCCTCTAGAGAGACCGTTGTTCCAGCAGCTATTGCTGATGCAGAGCAAGATATCGCTGTATTTGCTTCAGAAACCGAGGCGAAATCTGTGCTTCACGCACAAGAAGAGAATGCTCAGCCGATCAGTGAGAATGCGAACGAAGCCTTTGTTTCACAGGAGACTGTGCCACAGGCAGAGGAGAAGCAAGATCTTAAGATTGCGCTAGGCAGCAAGAAAGAGGCAGAGGTTCCGGCAAAAGAACATCTCACCTTCTCATCGTTGCTCAGCTCTAGTCGATCCCGTAAAGAACAGGAGGCCCTTCTGTCTGAAGGAAATGCATCTGCTGAAGCAATCATTCCAGAGGCTGGAAACAATACAGAGTGGAAGAGCAGATTCATTACCGGAGCAGATGGTGCTAACTTGTTCCGTAAGGTTCGCCTTTGCATCGTGCAGCGTGAAGAAACGCTGGATACGATCGCGGAGAAGTATCAGTTAAGTGCACGGGAGCTTGGGATGTATAATCGTTTGTCTGGGCAGAGTGTAGAAGAAGGGCAAGTGTTGTACATTCCGTAA
- the ccsA gene encoding cytochrome c biogenesis protein CcsA, which yields MQLLNGIYDAALLLYALSLLFVFSDCLHRNPSGKRLGTGLLVVVGLLQAAGLGIRFSQEQGLPIFTPYDFLFWFAFSIVLTSLAVAFTRGGEFTILLLSMAGFSVFLLNRVWLTAGGHTLETWSAVYGWLTMHVILANLSFAALTLGTVFAILYLFLHTRLKSKQWSDRIRRLPSLETTDKYSYTAILVGTPLLAISLVVASLSIVSEGRTLLLKDLKVLTTLIGLGIYIFYIIFKKSGRRSGVSMARWAILGYAFTILNFLLNSWSGFHGWSGE from the coding sequence ATGCAACTGCTGAACGGAATATATGATGCCGCTCTGCTGCTATATGCCCTGAGCCTGCTGTTTGTTTTCTCGGATTGCCTTCATCGCAACCCGAGTGGGAAGCGGCTAGGCACGGGGCTTCTTGTTGTTGTGGGTCTTTTGCAAGCTGCGGGACTCGGGATTCGTTTCTCTCAGGAGCAGGGACTCCCCATTTTTACACCTTATGATTTCTTGTTCTGGTTTGCATTTAGTATTGTACTGACCTCGCTTGCGGTGGCGTTCACGCGTGGAGGCGAGTTTACGATTCTGCTGCTTAGTATGGCTGGATTCAGTGTTTTTCTGCTTAATCGGGTGTGGCTGACGGCGGGGGGACATACGCTTGAAACTTGGAGCGCGGTATATGGCTGGCTGACGATGCATGTGATTTTGGCCAACTTGAGTTTTGCTGCACTGACACTAGGGACGGTATTTGCAATATTGTACTTATTCCTGCACACCAGACTCAAAAGCAAGCAATGGAGTGACCGAATTCGCCGTTTGCCGAGCTTAGAGACTACAGATAAATATTCTTACACAGCTATTCTCGTGGGGACTCCTTTGTTGGCAATCTCTCTGGTGGTGGCTAGCTTATCCATTGTATCTGAGGGACGGACGCTATTATTGAAGGATTTAAAAGTATTAACAACACTTATTGGCCTCGGAATTTACATATTTTATATTATCTTTAAGAAATCCGGGCGGAGAAGTGGAGTAAGTATGGCTCGCTGGGCGATTTTAGGATATGCTTTTACTATCTTGAATTTTTTGTTGAATTCTTGGTCTGGTTTTCACGGTTGGAGTGGGGAGTGA
- the hemB gene encoding porphobilinogen synthase, with the protein MSFPITRHRRLRGSAGIRGMVRETVLNVLDFVQPIFVTYGTGVKNEISSMPGVYHFSLDTLKEEVDEIAALGIPAVLLFGIPETKDAIGSSGFAEDGIVQEATRLIKMWYPELLVVADTCLCEFTDHGHCGMVHTHTVNGVVHGDVINDASLELLTRTAVSQAKAGADIIAPSNMMDGFVHAIRAGLDENGFEHVPIMSYSVKYASAFYGPFREAADSAPQFGNRKTYQMDPANLREALREAESDVLEGADMLMVKPALAYLDVIRTIRDQFDLPLVAYNVSGEYSMVKAAAQQGWIDEQAVVLEMLTGMKRAGADIIITYFAKDAARWLRG; encoded by the coding sequence ATGAGCTTTCCTATAACACGTCACCGCCGTCTACGCGGTTCTGCTGGAATTCGCGGCATGGTGCGGGAGACGGTACTGAATGTGCTGGATTTTGTACAGCCTATATTTGTGACTTATGGAACAGGTGTGAAGAATGAGATTAGCTCGATGCCGGGTGTGTACCATTTTTCACTGGATACGCTAAAAGAAGAAGTGGACGAGATTGCCGCACTAGGCATCCCGGCTGTGCTTCTGTTCGGTATTCCTGAAACGAAGGACGCCATTGGCTCTTCCGGTTTCGCAGAGGATGGAATTGTGCAAGAGGCTACGCGCTTGATTAAGATGTGGTACCCCGAGCTATTGGTCGTTGCAGATACCTGCCTTTGTGAATTTACGGATCACGGACATTGCGGGATGGTGCATACACATACGGTGAACGGTGTCGTGCATGGTGATGTCATTAACGATGCTTCGCTGGAGCTGCTGACTCGTACTGCTGTATCTCAAGCTAAAGCTGGTGCAGATATTATCGCCCCTTCGAACATGATGGATGGATTCGTACACGCGATCCGTGCTGGACTTGATGAGAATGGTTTTGAGCATGTGCCGATTATGTCGTATTCGGTCAAATATGCTTCGGCATTTTATGGTCCTTTCCGCGAAGCGGCAGATTCGGCGCCACAGTTCGGAAATCGCAAAACGTATCAAATGGACCCTGCCAATCTGCGAGAAGCGCTACGCGAAGCAGAGTCCGATGTGCTGGAAGGTGCGGACATGCTGATGGTGAAGCCAGCTCTGGCTTACTTGGACGTGATTCGTACGATCCGCGACCAGTTCGATTTGCCTCTTGTGGCTTATAATGTGAGTGGCGAATATTCCATGGTAAAAGCAGCAGCACAGCAAGGCTGGATCGACGAGCAAGCGGTTGTGCTGGAAATGCTGACTGGCATGAAACGCGCTGGAGCGGACATTATTATTACTTATTTTGCAAAAGATGCTGCCCGCTGGCTACGCGGTTAA